The Ascaphus truei isolate aAscTru1 chromosome 18, aAscTru1.hap1, whole genome shotgun sequence genome window below encodes:
- the LOC142468871 gene encoding zinc transporter ZIP1-like, with the protein MEYLLQVKVGCLFGLLFLTLFFGLVPSKVKWLRDSAGEEVHQKLLSFISCLAGGVFLAACLLDIVPDFLSDMKDEMQKQQIVTNFPLPEFILGVGFLLVLIVERIVLDCSEGLSEETTPLLPGITNSPTFQEQARGHSHGNQSHVAPPKHHFHVDFQAHSSFRSFVLILSLSLHSIFEGIAIGLQNVQSEVLQIAIAILIHKSIIAVSLSLLLLQSGVQTRWFVLSIVMFALMSPLGIGVGIGVMQTQAMGTSMVQCVLEGLAAGTFVYITFLEILPHELNSNKWRLPKVMFILLGFSGMAALRFLG; encoded by the exons ATGGAATACTTGCTGCAGGTGAAGgtgggctgcctgtttggactgTTGTTTCTCACGCTCTTTTTTGGGCTGGTACCGTCCAAAGTGAAATGGCTGCGAGACTCAGCTGGAGAAG AGGTGCATCAGAAGCTGCTAAGCTTTATTAGCTGCCTGGCCGGGGGGGTGTtcctggcagcctgcctgttGGATATTGTCCCTGACTTTCTGAGCGACATGAAGGATGAGATGCAGAAACAGCAGATAGTG ACCAACTTTCCTCTCCCGGAATTCATCTTGGGTGTTGGTTTCCTCCTGGTTCTGATTGTAGAGCGTATCGTCCTCGACTGCAGTGAGGGGCTGTCTGAGGAGACCACCCCACTTCTTCCCGGCATCACCAACTCCCCAACCTTCCAAGAGCAAGCCCGCGGTCACTCTCACGGCAACCAAAGCCATGTCGCGCCCCCGAAGCACCACTTCCATGTGGATTTCCAGGCGCACTCTTCCTTCCGCTCCTTCGTCCTCATCCTCTCGCTGTCTCTGCACTCCATCTTCGAAGGGATTGCAATCGGGCTACAAAACGTACAGTCAGAGGTGCTGCAGATAGCTATCGCCATCCTCATCCACAAGAGCATCATCGCGGTGAGCCTGTCGCTCCTTTTGCTGCAGAGTGGTGTGCAGACTCGCTGGTTTGTCCTGTCCATTGTCATGTTTGCCCTCATGTCACCCCTGGGCATTGGAGTAGGCATTGGGGTGATGCAAACTCAAGCCATGGGGACTAGCATGGTTCAGTGTGTCCTAGAAGGCTTGGCGGCTGGCACCTTTGTTTACATTACTTTTCTAGAGATCTTGCCACATGAACTCAACTCTAACAAATGGCGCTTGCCGAAAGTCATGTTCATTTTGCTGGGGTTCTCCGGGATGGCAGCGTTGAGGTTTTTAGGATGA